GTGAAAGTCGTTGATTGGCATCACCTCGATCAGCGTGACGCCGACATCTTTCAAGTGCGGCAGCTTTTCAATCGCCGCGGCCCAAGTTCCCTCCGGCGTGAACGTGCCGACATGAAGTTCGTACATCACCTGCCCCGGCAACTTCACGCCGGGCCAAGCGGCGTCGTTCCACTTGTATTCTCGCGCATCGACCACTTGCGAAGGGCTATGCACGCCTAGCGGTTGATAGCGTGACGCGGGATCTGGAAATGCCCGCTGATGCCCGTCGATGCGGTAGCCGTATAGGTCGCCCGCGCGAGCCTCAGCATCGAATAAGGTGTAATAACCATCCGTTTCGGGTTCCATCAACGAAACCCGACGAACGGTCTGGCCATCTGGTTCGAAGAGAACCAGCTCGACCTTTTGATGGCGTGGCGCCCAGAGGCGGAAGTGGACGCCCCGCTTGGTAGTTTCAGCTCCAGCGGGGAGTTTACGCGGCGTGGCGGTGATCGTCGACATTTGGCACATCCTTTGCTCGCTAGGCGGGACTTCGGCAGGACCGAAACGAATTCGCAACTCACATACCAATCGCTCCCGCCTAACGACTGGTCGCATTCCACACGGCGAACGATTCGACCGCTCACCATTTACCCACGCCACTTTCATCCACGTTACTTTGCCGCCTTCGCCTCCCGCAACGGCCTTCACACGCCAGGAACGTTATAACGTTGATGTCGGTCCAGCTTAGCAAGATGCCAGCCACAACCGAGGCGTCCCCTATCAATCACGCATCGCGGGTCAATCGAATTCCGCTGGCGACCTATCGCCTGCAGCTGTCGGAGTCATTTGGCTTCGAGCAGATTCGTGAGTTGATTCCCTACTTGCAGCAGCTCGGCGTCAGCGACCTCTACCTCAGTCCGCTGTTCCGCGCTCGCGACGGCAGCACGCATGGTTACGACGTCGTCGACCATGGCGCGATCGAGCCGGCGTTCGGCGGCGAAGTGGAACTCGTGCGCATGGCCGAAGAAACCCGCGCAGCTGGGATGGGCATCGTCCTCGACGTGGTTCCCAATCACATGGGAATCAACGACTCGGGCAATCGCTACTGGCTCGACGTGCTCGAGAATGGCGAAGGCGCCCGCTGGGCCAAGTTCTTCGACATCGACTGGGACGCGATTCCGCAAACGCTCAAGCATCGCGTGCTGCAACCAGTGTTGGGGCAATCCTTCGGCGCCACGCTTGAACAGGGCGAACTGAAGGTCGTCTATTTCGAACGCCGACTGCAGATCGAATATTTTGATCGCCGCTTTCCGTTAGCCCCGCGGACTTGGCCGGCGGTGCTGGAGTTAGTCGCCGCGCGACTTGCCGAAGCGGCTCACAACGGCGTCACAGCTGGGCCCGAACGTCGCCAAGCCCGCATCGAACTGACCGAACTCGAAAGCATCATCGCCCAACTACGACACTTGCCCGCTTCGGAGGATTGCTCCGCCCAAGCCCTGCGCAATCGCTACCGCGAACAGCGGATTGCCCGCCGCCGGCTCGCCCATCTCGTGACGAAGCGGCCGCGCGTCGCCGAGGCCCTCACGGCGGCGATCGAAGAAATGAATGGCGTCGTCGGCCAGCCGAGTAGTTTCGATCGCCTCGAAGAATTGCTGCGGGCCCAGTGCTACCGGCTCGCCTACTGGCGGGTCGCCTCGGACGAGATCAACTACCGCCGCTTCTTTGACATCAACGAGCTCGCCGCGATCCGCGTCGAAGACAGCCAAGTGTTCGAGATGGTTCACCGCCTCGTCGGCACGCTGCTGGAGCGCGGCCTAGCCACCGGCCTACGGATCGACCACCCCGACGGTCTGCTCGATCCGGCCCAATACTTCGAGAACCTGCAGACGCTCTATCGCCGCTCGCAGCCTGAAGCGACGCGCGACGCAACGGGCCAACTCTACATCGTCGCCGAGAAGATTCTTTCCGGCAGCGAGCAATTGCCGACCGACTGGGCCGTGCAAGGCGCCACCGGCTACGAGTTCATCAACCTGGTGAGCCAACTGCTTGTCGACGCTACGGGGGTAAAGGCGATTCACGCCGCGTACGAAGAACTCTCCGGCGTCGAAGAAACGGCGGCCGAGATTTTCTACGAGAGCAAGAAGGAAGCCGCCAGCGTCGCGATGCTCAGCGAGATGCAAATGCTCGCCGCGCGGCTCTACCGCATCGCCCAGCGACAACGGGCGTCGCGCGACTTCACGCTGCCGACGCTGCTGCGAGCGCTGCAGGAGGTCATCGCCTGCCTCGCCGTCTATCGCACCTACGTCCCGCCCCGCGGTTGGGAGGCAAGCGAAGAAGATCACCGCCGCATCGGCCTCGCCATTCGCTGGGCGAAACGCCGCAACCCCAGCATGTCGCGATCGCTGTTCGACTTCATCGCGTCGGTGCTGCTGTTGCAGTTTCCGACGAACCTTAGCCAAGAAGACCGCGAGGCGTGGCGGCACTTCGCGCTAAAGCTGCAACAAGTCAGCGGCCCGATCGCGGCGAAGGGGGTCGAAGATACGGCGTTCTACCGATTCTATCCGCTTGCCTCGCTCAACGAAGTCGGCGGCGAACTCGACGCGACCGGCATCGCGGTCGAAGAGTTCCATCGCCTGATGCATCACCGCGGCGCCACGTGGCCGCACGGCATGTCGGCCTCGTCGACGCACGATACGAAGCGAAGCGAAGACGTCCGCGCGCGGCTCCACGTCCTGTCGGAAATCCCCGTTCGCTGGAAAGAGGCGGTCCTCCTCTGGCGGCAGATGAATCGCCGCTTCCTTGAAAACTGGGATGGCGAGCCGATCCCCGACGCGAACGAGGAATACCTTATTTATCAGACGCTCGTCGGCACCTGGCCAGTGACGCCAATGAATGACGCCGCCCGCGAGACCTACTGCCAGCGGATCGTGCAGTACATGGAAAAGGCGCTTCGCGAGGCGAAGCTCCACACCTCGTGGATGAATCCGTCGGAAGATTACGAGACGCTCGTGTTCGACTTCGTGCGGAAGATCCTCGGCCCCGAGGCGGCGGCGTTTCAAACCGACCTGGCGCAGTTCGTCGCGGAGATTGCCGACGCCGGGTTCGTCAATTCGCTATCGCAAGTGGTGCTGAAGGCGACGCTCCCCGGCGCCCCCGATTTTTATCAGGGGACCGAACTGTGGGATTTTAGTTTGGTTGATCCCGACAACCGCCGGCCGGTCGACTACGCGACGCGGACCGCTGCTCTTAAGGAACTCGGTCGGCGTGTGGAAGGCGATCTGTCTGGCGTTGCCACGGAGCTCGCCGCCGCGTGGCCTGATCCACGCGTGAAGTTATTGGTTACAAAACAATCGCTCGCGGCCCGGCGCCGCCATCAAGCGCTGTTCACGCACGGCGAGTACATCGCACTCGAAACCACCGGCGGATTGGCCGACCACTTGTTCGCGTTCGCTCGCCGCGACGGCGACGACTGGGCAATCACCGTCGTGCCGCGACATTTCCAGTCGCTCGCGCACGGCAAGCAAAACAAAAAAGCTGCGACCGGCTGGAAAGCCGAGTGGGGCGACGCCGCGGTGGTGCTACCCGCCGAGATTGGCGCTGCGTGGCGCTGCGAGCTTTCCGGACAAACAGTGGAAGCGGCGCCAAACGGCGATACATTGACGCTGGCGGCGCGGGAACTGTTTGCGGCTTTGCCGGTGGCGCTTCTGACGAAGACCGCTGGCACAAGGCCAGCGGCTCGCGGTTGATGCTGCGACTCGCAGTGAGTGACGACGACTTGTATCTGAATTCCTGAACCCCGACACCCGAACCCCGACACCTATATGCGTATCTGGCCAGGACGACCC
This sequence is a window from Lacipirellula parvula. Protein-coding genes within it:
- the treY gene encoding malto-oligosyltrehalose synthase, which translates into the protein MSVQLSKMPATTEASPINHASRVNRIPLATYRLQLSESFGFEQIRELIPYLQQLGVSDLYLSPLFRARDGSTHGYDVVDHGAIEPAFGGEVELVRMAEETRAAGMGIVLDVVPNHMGINDSGNRYWLDVLENGEGARWAKFFDIDWDAIPQTLKHRVLQPVLGQSFGATLEQGELKVVYFERRLQIEYFDRRFPLAPRTWPAVLELVAARLAEAAHNGVTAGPERRQARIELTELESIIAQLRHLPASEDCSAQALRNRYREQRIARRRLAHLVTKRPRVAEALTAAIEEMNGVVGQPSSFDRLEELLRAQCYRLAYWRVASDEINYRRFFDINELAAIRVEDSQVFEMVHRLVGTLLERGLATGLRIDHPDGLLDPAQYFENLQTLYRRSQPEATRDATGQLYIVAEKILSGSEQLPTDWAVQGATGYEFINLVSQLLVDATGVKAIHAAYEELSGVEETAAEIFYESKKEAASVAMLSEMQMLAARLYRIAQRQRASRDFTLPTLLRALQEVIACLAVYRTYVPPRGWEASEEDHRRIGLAIRWAKRRNPSMSRSLFDFIASVLLLQFPTNLSQEDREAWRHFALKLQQVSGPIAAKGVEDTAFYRFYPLASLNEVGGELDATGIAVEEFHRLMHHRGATWPHGMSASSTHDTKRSEDVRARLHVLSEIPVRWKEAVLLWRQMNRRFLENWDGEPIPDANEEYLIYQTLVGTWPVTPMNDAARETYCQRIVQYMEKALREAKLHTSWMNPSEDYETLVFDFVRKILGPEAAAFQTDLAQFVAEIADAGFVNSLSQVVLKATLPGAPDFYQGTELWDFSLVDPDNRRPVDYATRTAALKELGRRVEGDLSGVATELAAAWPDPRVKLLVTKQSLAARRRHQALFTHGEYIALETTGGLADHLFAFARRDGDDWAITVVPRHFQSLAHGKQNKKAATGWKAEWGDAAVVLPAEIGAAWRCELSGQTVEAAPNGDTLTLAARELFAALPVALLTKTAGTRPAARG